In Halomonas denitrificans, the genomic stretch GGGTCGATCAGGTCCTCGGCGGTGAAGGGCTTCGGCACCAGGCGATTCGCCCCGGCGTCCATGGCCTGGTCGCGGCCGGCGCGCTCCTCCATGCTGGTCACGACGAGCACCGGGAGCTCGCGGACCCGGGTCATCGGCGCGCTGCGGATTCGCCGGATCAGCTCGACGCCGTCGATGCCCGGCATCATCAGGTCGGTGATCACGGCGCGGATCTGGGTGTCGTTGCAGAGCCGTTCCCAGCCGTCCTCGCCGTCTTCGGCCAGGACCACGTCGAAGCGTTGCTCGAGCCAGCGCTTGGCGGCGAATCGCATCAGCCGCGAGTCGTCGACGAACAGCACGCGCGAGCGGCTCCGGGTCCGGGTGTCGTCTCGACGCTCCTGCATATCCAGCATGATCCTCTCCAGCCCTCGGCCCGGAACGGCGGCCGAACGGTCCCTCGGAGCGAGGAACGGCAAGGAATGATCATAAACGATGGCCCCGCGGAACTGAACCGGCCCGCGTCGGGCAGAGGAAACGCGGCGGCCCGTCCGGCCGCCAGCCTGTGGAAGCGAGCTTGCGAGCGAGCGGCCGCTCCGCATCCGCCGACCGAAGCGCCTGTAGGAGGCCGCTTGCGGCCCAACAGGCATCCACCGCCCTCGAACCCTGCGCCTGTGGGAGTGAGCTTGCGAGCGAACGGTCGCCCCGCCTCCATCGACCGAAGCGCCTGCAGGAGGCCGCGTGCGGGCGAAGAGGCATCCGCCGCCTTCGAACCCTGCGCCTGTGGGAGTGAGCTTGCGAGCGAACGGTCGCCCCGCCTCCATCGACCGAAGCGCCTGCAGGAGGCCGCTTGCGGGCGAAGAAGCATCCGCCGCCCTCGAACCCTGCGCCTGTGGGAGTGAGCTTGCGAGCGAAGAGCGCCCAGCGGCATGCCGCAGGCGCGGTGCAGCGCCTACTCGTTGACCTGGCGCATCGCCTGCCCGAACACGCTGCCGTCGTCGTCGTCGGACGGCACGTAGGCGACCAGCTGTTCCGGATCGATGCTCTTGTCCGGCACGTGGAGATAGATATCGACCTTGACGTCGAGCCGGTGGCCCTGGAGTTCGAAGGCATGGCCCGCAACCGCCGCGTGGATGCGCTCGCGCAGGGCGCGGGCACCCTGGGCCGCCGTGCCCGGGAGCAGCAGCGTACGATGGTCGTTGCCGGTGCGGCCGACCGTGTCCTCGATGCGCACGGTGGTGATCAGGACCTTCTCGAGCTGCCGCATGATGGCCTTGAGCACCGAGCCTTCCAGCTTGACGCGGGACCCGTTCTCGACCCGAACGGAGTTGAGCCGGACCTGCAGCAGCGAGATCGGCAGGTCCTGGCGAAGATGCAGCGCCATGGCCTGGAGCAGACGACCCAGGAATCCGGCCCGGTCGCGTTCGACGTTGATCGCGCTCGGCACCTCGATCGTCGACGTGCGCGACTTCGGCGCCGGTTCCACGGCAAGCAGCTGGCTGACGCGGTCGAGCAGCGCCGGCGGCCGGAACGGCTTGGTCATCATCTCGTTGGCGCCGAGATCGATCGCCCGGCGGCGGTCCTCGGCCGACTCCGAACCCGTCAGCGCCATCACCGGCAGTGCGCGAAGCCGCTCGTCGTCGGAACCGCGGATGTGCTGGATCACGCCGAAGCCGTCGACCCCCGGCATCATCAGGTCGGTCACGACGCAACGAATCTCCGGATCGTCATCCAGCGCACGGATCGCCGACTCGCCGTCTTCGGCCAG encodes the following:
- a CDS encoding response regulator, giving the protein MANANNPGGKILFVDDSRLMRFSAQKCLADRFDVVLAEDGESAIRALDDDPEIRCVVTDLMMPGVDGFGVIQHIRGSDDERLRALPVMALTGSESAEDRRRAIDLGANEMMTKPFRPPALLDRVSQLLAVEPAPKSRTSTIEVPSAINVERDRAGFLGRLLQAMALHLRQDLPISLLQVRLNSVRVENGSRVKLEGSVLKAIMRQLEKVLITTVRIEDTVGRTGNDHRTLLLPGTAAQGARALRERIHAAVAGHAFELQGHRLDVKVDIYLHVPDKSIDPEQLVAYVPSDDDDGSVFGQAMRQVNE